A genomic segment from Cyanobium sp. NIES-981 encodes:
- a CDS encoding rhamnan synthesis F family protein — MSLSDLHSLEHAGLYRQALFLTLRELCWGSHHPSVLAAIFLRLHKQADHSPRAQRDQKVIDLPHDFEKNEAAFLSFSSLPALAKALPSGIAWSIHEDATTLRLANRKESDSLLCFVAFHKFFWNSEILSADGLNLAVAQELPPLYEHSLFNVNPGSQRDSKGSSACNNVLTTVVSGEHDQVHYAGLLKKILENHKIFQGGFTALPRIRQFLQSYLRSLEYDYIPIIQSIPTDLAATFGTKPELSYAYDIDAYALPKQKSPARNSSRLALVVHIFYTDVLPRLLEMLSGQPSLIDLLITTDTTEKRDEILEFVKESQIDPMGVHVFVFPNLGRDIIPFFSLPYALISNYDLIGKIHIKKSHHLNKDFSSDWASYLVGAMLNGSHHIEKIAAIFDSNPGLGMLAPAAMQGTCNTGWSLNILDTAYLAFSLSPDLLNHYYGTRDLAYPSGTMFWFRPDALQPIFRSELTKLPIPLEPVPTDGTILHALERVLPYCAYSQGYATGFFVNRQYRYLSQSAQDLFDFCQGTGERRALLFTHDLSNSGAPRVVLSLAKALLDESYKIFIVSLGNGDLLSEFRQFQRFIILPSECRSREFYSDLFAQSSGIDLVIANTVVCSDVVVEAKAKAIPVVSLIHESASYRVWPESFFRNSLEADVCVFPGSEVRDQALDFCGLTVNNTPSILILPQPIHDAKFPRLNAFQARTAVRTLLGIHPDAFVVLGCGQIEERKGFDRFLHAYERCQALAKENPIYFVWIGPKPASPGQRKYSEGLLSNLDRKTHPYLILPGKVENTEVYHHASDLFFLSSRHDPYPYSVLEAMAVGTPILAYKDATSIHRAFGDGLGGRLVDPEDDNSAASAILSISQNPGWRSRAIESNRMAISEGSTPSAYLSTILCALASYRDVPVDASPLFSILVPAFETPCTMLQQLLSSIDNQRYPHWELVVKACCLPRDSINLLSRFAEANPGKVKILVSDVPAGISDNTNDALRASSGEFVCLVDHDDLLYPMALQDLYNILKAIDADVVFTDEDKVDAHGLRRHSPIRKHNLDIKVLYKHNYITHLLCLRRNLLTELGGCRAQYDGAQDYDLVLRCVGAGLSIAYLAKNTYSWRIAAHSTSSGESLAKPYAHYAGKRALAEHLATIGWRHLKVKSGSTPFTYKVVGLSAQHTDSRKNSS, encoded by the coding sequence ATGTCTCTGAGCGATCTCCATAGCCTTGAGCATGCAGGCTTGTACCGGCAAGCACTCTTCTTGACATTGCGTGAGCTCTGCTGGGGATCGCACCATCCTTCAGTGCTGGCAGCAATCTTTTTGCGTCTCCACAAGCAAGCTGATCATTCGCCCCGAGCACAGAGAGATCAGAAAGTCATCGACCTTCCCCATGACTTTGAAAAGAATGAAGCTGCTTTTCTGTCCTTTTCATCATTGCCTGCATTGGCCAAAGCACTCCCTTCGGGAATTGCTTGGTCTATCCATGAAGATGCAACGACGCTCAGGCTTGCGAACCGGAAGGAATCAGATTCGTTGTTATGCTTTGTTGCCTTTCACAAGTTCTTTTGGAACAGTGAAATTCTTTCTGCTGATGGCCTGAATCTAGCCGTCGCTCAAGAGTTGCCACCACTCTATGAGCATTCACTGTTCAATGTTAACCCTGGTTCGCAAAGGGATTCCAAAGGATCAAGTGCTTGTAACAATGTTCTGACCACCGTTGTTTCCGGTGAGCATGACCAAGTGCACTATGCAGGATTGCTGAAGAAAATCCTTGAGAACCACAAGATCTTTCAAGGTGGATTTACGGCGCTACCACGAATAAGGCAGTTTTTGCAATCATACCTTCGCTCCCTTGAGTATGATTACATACCGATCATTCAGTCTATACCTACTGATCTTGCTGCGACTTTTGGAACAAAGCCAGAACTATCCTATGCCTATGATATTGATGCCTATGCCCTTCCTAAGCAGAAGAGCCCTGCAAGAAATAGTTCACGCTTGGCACTTGTTGTTCATATCTTTTATACGGATGTACTGCCAAGGTTGCTGGAGATGCTGTCAGGACAACCCAGCCTAATCGATCTTCTGATTACAACAGATACCACCGAGAAGCGCGATGAGATTCTTGAATTTGTCAAGGAATCACAGATAGATCCCATGGGTGTTCATGTCTTTGTCTTTCCCAATCTAGGACGAGACATCATCCCATTCTTCTCTCTTCCTTACGCGCTCATTTCGAACTATGATTTGATCGGCAAGATTCATATTAAGAAGAGTCATCACCTCAACAAGGACTTTTCATCTGATTGGGCCTCTTATCTGGTCGGTGCAATGCTGAATGGAAGTCATCACATCGAAAAGATTGCAGCTATCTTTGATTCCAATCCAGGCTTGGGAATGCTTGCGCCGGCAGCCATGCAGGGGACGTGCAATACAGGATGGTCTCTTAATATTCTTGACACTGCCTATCTAGCATTTTCACTCTCCCCAGATCTGCTCAATCACTATTATGGCACCCGTGATCTTGCCTATCCATCCGGGACCATGTTTTGGTTCCGTCCGGACGCACTTCAGCCGATCTTCAGATCAGAACTCACAAAACTTCCCATTCCATTAGAGCCTGTCCCGACGGATGGAACTATTCTGCATGCACTAGAACGTGTACTCCCATACTGTGCCTATTCTCAGGGGTATGCGACGGGGTTCTTTGTTAATAGGCAATATAGGTACCTGTCCCAAAGTGCACAAGATCTCTTTGACTTCTGCCAAGGAACGGGGGAACGACGTGCACTTCTCTTCACACATGATCTTTCCAATAGTGGCGCTCCGAGAGTTGTCCTTTCCTTGGCCAAAGCATTGCTTGATGAGAGCTATAAAATCTTTATAGTGAGTCTTGGCAATGGAGACTTGTTGTCCGAATTCAGGCAGTTCCAGCGTTTTATTATTCTTCCATCGGAATGTAGGTCCAGAGAGTTTTACAGTGATCTCTTTGCGCAATCCAGCGGGATTGATCTCGTCATTGCCAACACAGTGGTCTGCTCGGATGTAGTCGTTGAGGCAAAAGCAAAAGCCATACCAGTTGTCAGCTTAATACATGAGTCTGCATCGTATCGTGTTTGGCCGGAATCCTTCTTTCGAAATTCTCTTGAGGCCGATGTCTGTGTATTTCCCGGATCGGAAGTAAGAGACCAAGCTCTTGACTTCTGTGGACTTACCGTCAATAATACCCCCTCCATACTAATCCTACCCCAGCCAATTCACGATGCCAAGTTCCCACGTCTGAACGCATTTCAAGCCCGTACAGCTGTTCGTACATTATTAGGAATTCATCCTGATGCGTTTGTCGTGCTTGGGTGTGGCCAGATTGAGGAAAGGAAAGGCTTTGATCGCTTTCTCCATGCCTATGAGAGGTGCCAAGCTCTTGCCAAGGAGAACCCAATCTATTTTGTCTGGATTGGACCGAAGCCTGCCAGTCCAGGCCAGAGAAAATATTCGGAAGGTCTGTTGAGTAACCTCGACAGAAAGACCCATCCTTATCTCATACTTCCTGGAAAAGTAGAGAATACAGAGGTCTATCATCATGCATCTGACTTATTCTTTCTCTCCTCTCGCCACGATCCCTATCCTTATTCGGTTCTGGAGGCGATGGCCGTTGGTACACCCATTCTCGCCTACAAGGATGCGACGTCAATTCATCGTGCTTTTGGTGATGGTTTAGGTGGACGCCTTGTTGACCCTGAAGATGACAACTCGGCAGCCTCAGCAATCCTATCGATAAGTCAGAATCCTGGATGGAGAAGTCGAGCTATAGAGTCTAATCGTATGGCAATTTCTGAAGGTAGTACTCCGTCTGCGTATCTCTCAACGATTCTTTGTGCCCTTGCTTCTTACCGAGATGTTCCTGTGGATGCCTCTCCACTCTTCTCCATTCTTGTGCCTGCATTTGAGACACCATGTACAATGCTCCAACAGCTTCTAAGTTCTATTGATAACCAGCGTTATCCGCATTGGGAGCTTGTGGTTAAAGCGTGCTGTCTACCGCGCGACTCCATCAACCTGCTTTCACGCTTTGCCGAAGCAAATCCTGGAAAGGTGAAGATTCTGGTATCTGATGTTCCAGCAGGAATTTCTGACAATACAAATGATGCCTTGCGTGCATCAAGTGGTGAGTTTGTTTGCCTGGTTGACCATGATGACTTGCTCTATCCGATGGCCCTCCAGGACTTGTATAACATCCTGAAAGCAATAGATGCCGACGTCGTGTTTACCGATGAAGACAAGGTCGATGCCCATGGCCTACGTCGTCACTCGCCCATTAGGAAACACAACTTAGACATCAAGGTGCTGTACAAGCATAACTACATTACTCACCTCCTTTGTCTCCGAAGAAACCTCCTAACTGAACTGGGCGGGTGCAGAGCTCAATATGACGGAGCCCAGGACTACGATCTTGTCTTGAGATGTGTTGGCGCAGGTCTTAGCATAGCCTATCTTGCAAAGAATACCTATAGCTGGAGAATTGCTGCGCACTCCACCTCCAGCGGTGAGTCGCTCGCAAAACCCTATGCTCACTACGCTGGGAAGCGTGCCCTCGCTGAACATCTCGCAACGATTGGATGGCGACACCTCAAGGTCAAAAGTGGTTCAACGCCATTTACCTATAAAGTTGTTGGCTTATCAGCTCAGCATACTGATTCTAGAAAGAACTCTTCTTAG
- a CDS encoding RNA helicase, which produces MIPSESSIDLRSLYPFQLDDFQLEAIQALNHGSSVVVSAPTGSGKTLVGEYAIHRALSHGHKVFYTTPLKALSNQKLRDFRRQYGDENVGLLTGDLSVNREAPVVVMTTEIFRNMLYSGAESSPGDLLSKVEAVVLDECHYMNDSQRGTVWEESIIHCPPSIQLVALSATVANAGQLTDWLNHVHGPTELVFSTHRPVPLEFSFCSAKGLHPLLNESRTGIHPNSKVWRAPKRVQRKGSKSPKPPQPESPPLPFVVEQLAQRDMLPAIYFIFSRRGCDKAVRDLGKVCLLSREEQLQVQHHLNVLSESSPEAVREGHVAALLHGVASHHAGVLPAWKEFIEEMFQLGLVKVVFATETLAAGINMPARTTVISSLSKRTERGHRPLMGSEFLQMAGRAGRRGLDTQGYVVTVQSRFEGIREAAELATAEADPLVSQFTPSYGMVLNLLQRYDLSKARELVERSFGRYLATLDSRTDENLISDLEAQLQILEAGDSDVSWEDFEHYDKMRSRLREERRLLRVLQHQAEETVAHELTLALNFASEGTLVSLKAPQLRGAIAPAVIVRKLKRSGQFPWLLCLTAANLWILVPCNAVVCLHAELACLQHSDLPIPDLQRVGEIHHGDERSAGLALAVASMAQRHDMTTPQYDLAGEVQHQALLVHQLEHEIESHPVHTTGDLRRLKRHRRRMLELRAELQERRSLLHARANRHWDTFLRLIEILQYYGALGGDDGLQPTDIGRSIGAIRGDNELWIGLVLLSGYLDDLDPPALAATMEAIATEVSRPDLWCSWSPPAPVEEVLHSLRDVRRELAHQQDRGRVMLPLWWEPELTGLVHAWASGAPWHEVVANTSLDEGDIVRVLRRTVDILAQVPYCEAVSEKLRRTAAAAKRAINRFPVAELESQAAPAA; this is translated from the coding sequence ATGATCCCGTCCGAAAGCTCCATTGATCTGCGATCGTTATATCCATTTCAGTTGGATGACTTCCAGCTGGAAGCTATTCAAGCCTTGAATCACGGGTCTTCGGTTGTCGTCAGCGCACCTACAGGATCGGGTAAGACACTTGTTGGCGAGTATGCTATTCACAGGGCGCTAAGCCATGGCCACAAAGTCTTCTACACGACGCCGCTCAAAGCCCTGTCTAACCAAAAGCTACGTGATTTTAGACGCCAATATGGCGATGAGAACGTTGGCCTCTTGACCGGTGATCTGAGTGTAAACCGTGAGGCCCCAGTTGTCGTAATGACCACGGAGATATTCCGGAATATGCTTTACTCGGGAGCCGAATCCTCCCCTGGCGATCTCTTGTCAAAGGTTGAGGCTGTTGTCCTCGATGAATGCCACTACATGAATGACTCCCAGCGTGGAACGGTCTGGGAGGAGTCGATTATCCACTGTCCGCCATCGATTCAATTGGTTGCACTGTCAGCTACGGTGGCCAATGCTGGACAGCTTACTGATTGGCTTAATCACGTCCATGGTCCCACTGAACTTGTGTTCAGTACGCACCGACCCGTCCCACTCGAATTCAGTTTCTGTAGCGCCAAAGGCCTCCATCCCTTGCTGAATGAGTCACGTACTGGGATCCACCCAAACTCCAAGGTATGGAGAGCTCCAAAACGAGTTCAGCGAAAAGGGTCTAAATCTCCAAAACCTCCTCAGCCTGAATCTCCTCCCCTCCCTTTTGTGGTTGAGCAGCTTGCCCAGCGGGATATGTTGCCCGCGATCTACTTTATTTTCAGTCGACGTGGCTGTGATAAGGCAGTTCGCGATCTTGGCAAGGTCTGTCTGCTGTCCCGAGAGGAACAACTTCAGGTTCAGCATCATCTCAATGTGCTTTCTGAGTCATCCCCTGAGGCAGTTCGCGAAGGTCACGTAGCAGCATTGCTTCACGGCGTTGCTTCCCATCATGCCGGTGTCCTGCCTGCATGGAAGGAGTTTATCGAGGAGATGTTCCAGCTTGGCCTCGTCAAGGTTGTCTTTGCCACAGAAACACTGGCGGCAGGAATCAACATGCCTGCGCGAACAACTGTGATCTCTTCGCTCTCCAAGCGAACGGAGAGAGGTCATCGGCCTTTGATGGGTAGTGAGTTTCTCCAGATGGCCGGTCGAGCTGGGCGCAGAGGTCTGGATACGCAAGGCTATGTCGTCACAGTCCAGAGCCGTTTTGAAGGCATTCGTGAAGCAGCTGAACTAGCCACTGCGGAAGCCGATCCTCTTGTCAGCCAGTTCACACCGAGCTATGGCATGGTCCTCAACCTCTTGCAACGGTATGACCTGAGCAAGGCACGTGAGCTCGTTGAGCGCAGTTTTGGCCGCTACCTGGCCACTCTGGACTCCAGGACAGACGAAAATCTCATCTCTGATCTTGAGGCTCAGTTACAGATTCTTGAGGCTGGTGACTCTGATGTTTCATGGGAAGACTTCGAACACTATGACAAGATGCGTTCCCGATTGCGAGAGGAACGTCGCCTCCTGAGAGTCCTGCAGCACCAAGCCGAGGAGACAGTTGCGCATGAACTCACTCTTGCATTGAATTTTGCCAGTGAAGGGACTTTGGTCAGCCTTAAGGCCCCCCAGCTCCGTGGTGCCATTGCTCCTGCCGTGATCGTGAGGAAGCTGAAGAGATCGGGCCAGTTCCCCTGGCTCTTGTGCCTGACTGCTGCCAATTTATGGATTCTCGTTCCTTGCAATGCCGTGGTGTGTCTTCATGCTGAGTTGGCTTGCCTTCAACATTCTGATTTGCCAATACCCGATCTCCAGCGTGTTGGTGAGATTCATCACGGTGATGAGAGGAGCGCAGGACTGGCACTCGCTGTCGCATCCATGGCTCAACGCCATGATATGACCACCCCCCAATATGATCTTGCCGGAGAAGTCCAACATCAAGCCCTGCTGGTGCATCAACTCGAACACGAGATTGAGAGTCACCCCGTACATACCACGGGTGACCTTCGTCGGCTGAAGCGCCACAGGCGGCGGATGTTGGAGCTACGTGCCGAGCTGCAGGAGCGTCGATCCCTCCTGCATGCTCGCGCGAACCGTCACTGGGATACTTTTCTCAGGCTTATCGAGATTCTTCAATACTATGGCGCATTGGGAGGTGATGATGGCCTCCAGCCGACAGATATTGGTCGAAGTATTGGCGCGATTCGTGGAGACAATGAACTTTGGATTGGCTTGGTACTTCTCAGTGGTTATCTCGATGATCTAGATCCCCCAGCACTCGCCGCGACAATGGAAGCGATTGCCACGGAAGTCAGTCGCCCTGATCTCTGGTGTTCGTGGTCTCCTCCTGCCCCTGTCGAGGAAGTGCTGCATTCCCTACGCGATGTGAGGCGTGAGCTCGCGCATCAGCAGGACAGGGGCCGAGTCATGCTCCCCCTCTGGTGGGAGCCTGAACTCACAGGTCTTGTTCATGCATGGGCAAGTGGTGCTCCATGGCACGAGGTTGTGGCCAATACGTCTTTGGACGAGGGAGACATCGTGCGGGTGCTGCGTAGAACCGTGGATATCCTTGCGCAAGTGCCTTATTGCGAAGCTGTGAGTGAGAAGCTTCGTCGTACTGCCGCTGCCGCAAAACGGGCCATCAATCGCTTTCCGGTTGCAGAGCTGGAGAGCCAAGCCGCTCCCGCAGCATGA
- a CDS encoding ABC transporter permease encodes MIIQKLFLQLRIVNAIARRELQMRAAMGPMGVVGVFVEPLFFIAIFMSFRLFGSQGGLQPDYINPVLWTAIGFVGFFMFSEVALKALNGVKKSTKLTYYNRIRPIDYLLGSAILDTQVFSLLILAFILGSFFYEWKPIVEEPGLAVFYFVMLSLLAFGVGLVTLIIGHRIPFVASIARTAIRRLLLFTSCIFFSISTIPNIFRGWILWNPLAHGIELLRHAFNHEYPIPDVSAPYLIGSTIFLLGFGFFIYGNNESLLLADED; translated from the coding sequence ATGATCATTCAAAAGCTCTTTCTTCAGCTGCGTATCGTCAATGCTATTGCAAGGCGGGAATTGCAGATGCGCGCTGCCATGGGCCCCATGGGTGTAGTTGGTGTGTTTGTTGAACCCCTTTTCTTTATTGCTATCTTCATGTCTTTTCGCCTGTTTGGCAGTCAAGGCGGACTGCAGCCTGACTATATTAATCCTGTCTTGTGGACTGCCATCGGCTTTGTTGGCTTCTTCATGTTTTCTGAGGTGGCTCTGAAGGCGCTGAATGGCGTCAAGAAAAGCACGAAACTGACCTATTACAATCGAATCAGGCCTATTGACTATCTCTTGGGCTCGGCAATTCTTGATACTCAAGTATTCTCTCTTCTAATCCTTGCTTTTATTCTTGGCTCATTCTTTTATGAATGGAAACCGATTGTTGAGGAGCCTGGCCTAGCGGTGTTTTACTTCGTGATGCTCTCGCTTTTAGCGTTCGGTGTTGGACTGGTTACACTCATCATCGGCCATAGGATCCCGTTTGTAGCGAGCATAGCCAGAACCGCCATTCGACGCCTTCTCCTTTTTACCTCCTGTATTTTCTTTTCGATAAGTACAATACCCAATATCTTCCGCGGTTGGATCCTGTGGAATCCCCTTGCGCATGGAATTGAACTTCTTCGCCATGCTTTTAACCATGAGTACCCCATCCCAGATGTTTCCGCTCCTTACTTAATTGGATCCACCATCTTTCTGCTCGGGTTTGGATTCTTTATATATGGTAACAATGAGTCTCTTCTCTTGGCTGATGAGGACTGA
- a CDS encoding sugar ABC transporter codes for MRWLVPGPKRIAALILLGGVAYFGVIGRNRYQVTSDFIVRLPQAPNSVTPSLLGSVLAGPTMLGSLEDGRFLSVYLTSPEVMARAFDKLKPETTYARKGIDIFAGLQKNATFDQRLSFFRRQVNVVPQDLTGVIQLTTTGLDPATAFKLNRFLLDEAENFLNTSNQNISRNQQTFAEQELENSRKRLAAAQQALADFNNRAGEINPAATAEATSTFISALEARLVDLQVEEGRLKRQFLDPSSPEVSYVSDQIAELRQQIDEERSKLVGPDAKNYNEKLAELRNLNTEVEFAEASVKASQLAADNSRLESQRQLKFLVLLSNPATPSGQSLDWRWKGLLSLVALLLVGWGLASFVLGISRRQ; via the coding sequence TTGCGCTGGCTTGTGCCTGGTCCCAAGCGGATTGCAGCGCTCATCCTCCTGGGAGGTGTTGCTTATTTTGGAGTCATTGGTCGCAACCGCTATCAGGTTACGTCTGACTTCATCGTTAGACTGCCGCAAGCTCCAAACAGTGTCACCCCGTCATTGCTCGGGAGTGTCCTTGCTGGGCCGACCATGCTGGGATCTTTGGAGGATGGACGGTTCCTTTCTGTCTATCTCACTTCACCCGAGGTCATGGCACGCGCTTTTGACAAGTTGAAGCCGGAGACCACCTATGCGAGAAAGGGGATTGATATCTTTGCAGGACTCCAGAAAAATGCAACTTTCGACCAAAGACTCTCTTTCTTCCGCCGCCAGGTCAACGTAGTTCCGCAAGACCTGACGGGCGTCATTCAACTGACTACAACCGGTCTGGATCCGGCCACAGCTTTTAAGCTGAATCGTTTTCTTCTGGACGAAGCCGAAAACTTCCTCAATACATCCAACCAAAACATCAGCCGTAACCAACAAACTTTTGCTGAGCAGGAGCTTGAGAATTCCCGTAAGCGTCTAGCCGCTGCCCAGCAAGCACTGGCTGACTTTAATAATAGAGCAGGAGAAATCAATCCTGCTGCCACTGCTGAAGCCACAAGTACTTTCATTTCTGCTTTAGAAGCCAGGCTGGTTGATCTGCAAGTGGAGGAAGGACGCCTCAAGCGTCAATTCCTCGATCCCAGCAGTCCTGAGGTGTCTTATGTGAGTGACCAGATTGCTGAACTTCGGCAACAGATTGACGAAGAGCGCTCCAAGCTTGTGGGCCCGGATGCCAAGAACTACAACGAGAAACTTGCTGAGCTTCGCAACCTCAATACCGAAGTCGAGTTCGCTGAGGCATCTGTCAAAGCATCCCAACTGGCAGCCGACAACAGTCGACTTGAAAGTCAAAGGCAGCTTAAATTTCTTGTCTTGCTCAGTAACCCTGCTACTCCTTCAGGGCAATCGCTGGATTGGCGCTGGAAGGGTCTTCTTTCCCTGGTCGCCCTCCTCCTCGTGGGTTGGGGCCTTGCCAGTTTCGTGTTGGGGATCTCACGTCGACAGTGA
- a CDS encoding aminotransferase class I/II-fold pyridoxal phosphate-dependent enzyme — protein sequence MRCALTAIPTHRQRQLRPLSPLAGQPRFIDADRCMLLDLASNDYLGLAHHPEVVEASQRAIAELGAGAGGSRLVSGTRPLHLQLERELAAWLGREKVLLFPSGFQANLAAITALADRRTLVLADRLVHHSLLSGVRTSQARLQRYRHNDLEDLSTRLSAARRACPQRRLLVLSESLFSMEGTSPDVAALVAVCSAHSAALVLDEAHALGVLGPGGRGLGYGHAGIALISGTFGKAFGSGGAFLTGDPLAMDWLLQSSGAFRYTTALAPALTAAALAALALLRGVAAPGAAPGERLLARSQRWRDALEAAGWPRPPGKGPILSLVVGGDIAAMDLQHQLEAAGLLVVAIRPPTVPDGTARLRVVVRQDLPDGSLRRLLQALGPAPCR from the coding sequence CTGCGGTGCGCCCTGACGGCCATCCCCACACATCGGCAGCGCCAGCTGAGGCCCCTGTCCCCGCTGGCCGGCCAGCCCCGTTTCATCGATGCGGACCGGTGCATGCTGCTGGATCTGGCCAGTAACGACTACCTGGGCCTGGCTCATCATCCTGAGGTCGTGGAAGCCAGCCAGCGCGCCATTGCCGAACTGGGGGCTGGGGCTGGGGGATCCAGGCTGGTGAGCGGTACGCGCCCCCTGCATCTCCAACTGGAACGGGAGCTGGCTGCCTGGCTGGGGCGCGAGAAGGTGCTGCTCTTCCCCAGCGGATTCCAGGCCAACCTGGCCGCCATCACTGCTCTGGCGGATCGTCGAACGCTGGTGCTGGCGGACAGGCTCGTGCACCACTCCCTGCTCAGCGGAGTGCGGACCAGCCAGGCCCGACTCCAGCGGTACCGGCACAATGACCTGGAGGATCTGTCGACCCGACTGTCCGCCGCACGGCGGGCCTGTCCCCAGCGCAGGCTGCTGGTGCTGAGCGAGAGTCTTTTCTCCATGGAGGGAACCAGCCCGGACGTGGCGGCCCTGGTCGCTGTCTGTTCAGCCCACAGTGCGGCTCTGGTGCTGGACGAGGCCCATGCCCTGGGGGTTCTCGGTCCGGGAGGGCGGGGGCTGGGGTACGGCCATGCCGGAATCGCCCTGATCAGCGGCACGTTCGGCAAGGCCTTCGGCAGCGGTGGTGCCTTCCTCACAGGAGATCCTCTTGCCATGGATTGGCTTCTCCAGAGCAGCGGAGCTTTCCGCTACACCACAGCCCTGGCACCGGCCCTCACGGCGGCGGCTCTGGCTGCGCTGGCGCTTCTTCGAGGCGTGGCGGCACCCGGTGCTGCTCCGGGTGAGCGGCTGCTGGCCCGCTCCCAGCGCTGGCGGGATGCCCTCGAGGCGGCAGGATGGCCCCGACCTCCTGGGAAAGGACCCATCCTGTCTCTGGTCGTGGGCGGGGACATCGCAGCGATGGACCTGCAGCACCAACTGGAAGCGGCAGGCCTGCTGGTGGTGGCGATCCGGCCGCCGACCGTGCCTGATGGCACGGCACGCCTGCGGGTCGTGGTTCGCCAGGATCTGCCTGATGGCAGCTTGCGCCGGTTGTTGCAGGCCCTGGGACCGGCACCATGCAGGTGA
- a CDS encoding DUF1997 domain-containing protein, whose translation MTLETVKLSESRACTVTLNPPSLADPTPSTHHCAALQRYVSHPGRVLSALLSRSRLQRLPSGVFRYSSRPVAIARWLVQPEFFFSAEWQGDALTIHLDSCHLPGLPPALAQQSIQFGLRASIRPVQLQLMACATASLEICAANRMLWLPRPLLTALARQVLLVCLARLEARCQSRLRLGALGWLERVSDDERDEAPNGASDIL comes from the coding sequence ATGACCCTAGAGACGGTCAAGTTGAGTGAGTCACGCGCTTGCACCGTGACGTTGAACCCTCCATCGCTGGCAGATCCGACACCGTCTACCCATCATTGCGCTGCACTCCAACGCTATGTGAGCCATCCAGGTCGCGTTCTTTCGGCCCTACTCAGCAGGTCTCGTCTCCAGCGCCTCCCTTCCGGTGTCTTTCGTTATTCCTCTCGACCTGTCGCCATAGCCCGCTGGCTCGTCCAGCCTGAGTTCTTTTTCTCAGCGGAGTGGCAGGGAGATGCCCTGACCATCCATCTTGACTCCTGCCACCTGCCAGGTCTCCCCCCAGCACTTGCGCAGCAGTCCATCCAGTTCGGCCTTCGGGCTTCGATCCGACCCGTGCAGCTCCAGCTCATGGCCTGCGCCACGGCGAGTCTCGAGATCTGTGCAGCGAATCGGATGCTGTGGCTTCCCAGGCCATTGTTGACGGCACTTGCCCGCCAGGTGCTGCTGGTTTGCCTGGCAAGACTTGAAGCACGCTGCCAGAGCCGGTTACGATTGGGAGCCTTGGGATGGTTGGAGCGAGTCTCTGATGATGAGCGCGATGAAGCCCCCAACGGTGCCAGTGACATCCTCTGA
- a CDS encoding NAD-dependent epimerase/dehydratase family protein, with the protein MGDTGFLGSNLIHHFISFYPLWQCTGISRRSSGLLLNPNGSYQHVCLDANTPSSLEQWMQWADVVVDFAHSRKPLTNNDDKDSGLDYEYFQALETRLRLAEKSSVHLYLYSSSGGAVYGNKYDDGIAKLSAEESALKPISIYGLEKCIAEQIVAFTLRESSTNYVLMRISNPYGSLVPAHRRHGFIPRLLRSILADDTVEIWGDPDSIQKDFIFMEDVCACIAKILSYHGHEHVFNIGSATSISLTNVIRIAEEKCGRRAKLRLSEGKPGDVTKFCLDISRAAKELGWSPSTPLEDGMGKTLAALSMEQS; encoded by the coding sequence TTGGGCGACACGGGATTCCTGGGCTCCAACCTTATCCACCATTTCATCAGCTTCTACCCTCTCTGGCAGTGCACAGGAATCAGCCGGAGGTCATCAGGCCTGCTCCTCAACCCGAACGGTTCCTATCAGCATGTTTGCCTTGATGCCAATACCCCCTCATCACTTGAACAGTGGATGCAATGGGCTGATGTCGTTGTCGATTTTGCTCACTCGCGCAAACCACTGACCAACAATGATGACAAGGATTCTGGGCTCGACTACGAGTACTTTCAAGCCCTTGAAACCCGACTCAGATTGGCTGAAAAGTCTTCGGTTCATCTTTACCTCTATTCTTCCTCAGGGGGAGCCGTTTATGGGAATAAATATGATGACGGTATAGCAAAGCTTTCAGCCGAAGAAAGTGCGCTCAAGCCAATTTCAATCTACGGACTTGAGAAGTGCATCGCCGAGCAGATCGTAGCCTTCACGCTGAGGGAATCTTCAACAAACTACGTTCTTATGAGGATTTCAAATCCCTATGGATCTCTCGTTCCTGCTCACAGGCGTCACGGTTTCATCCCAAGACTACTCAGGTCGATCTTGGCTGACGACACTGTTGAAATCTGGGGCGATCCAGACTCGATCCAAAAAGACTTTATCTTCATGGAAGATGTTTGCGCATGTATCGCAAAAATCCTGAGCTACCATGGACATGAGCATGTGTTCAATATTGGCTCTGCAACGTCGATTTCACTGACAAATGTGATCAGGATCGCAGAAGAGAAATGCGGCAGAAGAGCAAAGCTTCGTCTCTCCGAAGGAAAACCAGGCGATGTGACCAAATTTTGCCTGGACATCTCTCGAGCCGCCAAAGAACTGGGCTGGAGTCCGTCCACACCCCTTGAGGACGGGATGGGAAAAACTCTGGCCGCTCTCTCCATGGAGCAGTCCTGA